CCTCCCagattcatggcctccttttcttctatatatatgtatttgctcAGTCCATTTCTAGTGTTACTTgaatgtatatgatttcagggatgaccaGTTGGAATTGACTCTCCAGGGAGAGGGCTTATCCCTGGGGAAGATGATTTTCCTCTTAGTCCTCCTTAGTTGCTTGTGCTCCTTTGTTTAGCGTGGGTCTGATGAGCTCTGTCCCtgcatgtctgcatgtctgtTGGTGTCACACCTGTTCAAGCTCTGTTTAGACAGCCTTTGTTGAGTATCAAAGATAAAGGCGCCCTGTATTTCTAGGAGACAATCTTACAGCAGTTTTCccaatcctctggctcttaccgtctttccaccccatcttccatgatgttcctgGAGCCTTTGGTACAGGAGTTGTGTCTGTTGGGGCTGGGCTCTCCACAATCAGCTGTTCTCTGCGTTTTGACCAGTTGGGTTTTCTGTGATGCTCCCATCTGTTGTAAAGAGAAGTGTATTTGGTGGTGGCGGGAGCCACACTTAGCTGTGTAtgtaaggataaatatttagagtaTAGTTAGGGATTGGGCTGCTTTAGTAAAGTGGGAGTAGTAAGTTTTCCTCTTAAGACCccaggtagttggctaggtttccagtacctgACATTCTCCCCCTGTCGAGTATGCCTTAAGTCCAGTTAGACAGCTATTGGCTACTGCCAAGGTGTGAGTGCTACTGCTGTACCCTCAGGGATATCTTGCCGTGTTGATTATTGTTATGGTTCATAGGTGTAGCTGCGTGGATTATTGGTGGCTTCCTTCTCTCGGAAGGTTGCATAGCACCCTCTAATCCTGTGAAAACTAGCAATAGGTAATGGGGGCTGTTTAGGTCGTACTAAGCAACCCACAGGAAGTATTTGTTGAGTGTTCACCATATACTACCTATGCTCCTTTAACTAATTCCCTGTTGTCTGTTGTAGACGCAGCTGAGAAATGCCAAGTACGTAGAGCGACGTCGAGATCTGGGAGGTCAGTGAATCCACCGAGGAGAGTGGTGAATGCAAGGAAACTGGACGCTCCTTTCTCTGCTCACAGACttcgtttcttttctttttttcagagtaGACTTCGCTTTTTAAAGGGCAGAACGTTTTTCAATGTTCAAGCTTTGAGCTTGAAACACGCTTTAGATTTAAACAGGAAGTTGTATGGGAAAGAATCATGTGtttttctagagtttggaagtccTCTACCATAGCCTACTCTTCCTGGTAAGAATTATCTTGGTAGAGTCCAGTGTGGAAATGCCTGCAGTTTAGACACTGCCCATTTGTCAGTGGAACACGCAGGCTAGAGGAAAAGCCTATGAATTTACCAGCTGTGGGGAAGCATTTACGCAAGTGTCACATCTCACAGAACCCAGAAGTCATGCTGAAAGGAAGCCCCGTGTTTCTAAGGAATATTGAAAAGCCTTTAGCTAGATGACAGATCCTAGAAAATTCATGCCGGAGAAAACAAGGGAAATTTGCAAAAACAACATTGACTCTTAGAAAGGTACACTGGAAGAAAGGTTTATACTCCTAATCCTTGTCCTTCTCTGCCTTCGCCTGAGAGGTCAGACACAGAAGCCTTAGAACTGTAAGAAATGTGGAAATATCCTCAACCAAGAGTAATCCCTCAGTTCTCAAAAGTCTCCTAATTGGAGCAAAACCTTGTGAATGTGGTAAAACTTGCATTCAGATGTCACACCTCAGTCAGCAGGGGATCTTAAGTGGGGGAAGCCCCTTTGCCTGTAAGGTATGTGGGAAACTCTTTAGCCACAAGTCAAATCTTACAGAGCACGAGCATTTCCACAATAGGGAGAAACCTTTTGAATGTAACGAGTGTGGAAAGGCCTTCAGCCAAAAGCAGTATGTCATTAAGCATCAGAAtacccatactggagagaagcttTTTGAGTGTAATGattgtgggaagtccttcagcCAGAAGGAAAACCTGCTCACCCATCAGAagattcacactggagagaagccttttGAGTGCAAAGATTGCGGGAAAGCTTTCATCCAGAAGTCAAACCTCATCAGACATCAGAGAACTCACACAGGAGAGAAGCCCTTCATATGCAAGGAGTGTGGGAAAACCTTTAGTGGCAAATCAAATCTTACTGAGCACGAGAAAATTCATATTGGTGAGAAGCCCTTTAAATGTAACGAATGTGGAACAGCTTTTGGCCAGAAAAAGTACCTCATAAAGCATCAAAAcatccacactggagagaagccctatgagtGCAATGAATGTGGAAAAGCCTTCTCTCAGCGAACGTCACTTATTGTGCACGTGAGGATTCATTCGGGCGATAAACCCTATGAATGCAATGTCTGTGGGAAAGCCTTCTCTCAGAGCTCCTCTCTCACGGTGCACGTGAGGAGCCATACGGGTGAGAAGCCCTACGGCTGTAATGAGTGTGGGAAGGCCTTTTCTCAGTTCTCAACCCTGGCTCTGCATTTGAGAATACACACAGGTAAGAAGCCGTACCAGTGTAGTGAGTGTGGGAAGGCTTTCAGCCAGAAGTCACACCACATCAGACACCAGAAAATCCATACTCATTAAACactctgaatttcttcagtgtgGAGAAGTGTTCATTAAGAATATACACCCCGTAATGCGTCAATTAGTCATTCTGAGCCTAAGCCCCACAAATCAGCCACACATTTAACATAAAATACGAACAGTGGAGAATTCCTACTGAAGGGGAAGAAGTCTGTATGAGTAGAAGCCTGCACTTGACGAATGGAACACAAAACCAATGCTGAAACCTTAAAACACAGCTATCTACAGTTGAGAATGGAAAACAGACTGTTACTACCGTCAGCATAGATCTGGACGTCTTCACCAGTCTAGTAAGTAAGCTGTGCTAGAAGAAACGAAATAAATTATGATCATACAGTAATACGTAACGTGCTTTGAAGAGGACAGAGATTATAGAATTACTATGCGGGATTTAGAATATGGAAAGAATTGCTCAGATGAATACCAAGactctgtttggatgcacatTGTTCTCTGAGGagcaaagtcacacagcacaaACTGTAAACAACAGTAGGAGACAGATGTGTAGAAACCGAACGCAGAGATATAAAAATGCTGTACATTACACAGTTATGACCTTGGGAGTGAGAAAACATTCCTTGTAACATTTGAAAACACGTAGTAGTTCTCATGAGGCATTACGCTCAGGAGGTTAGGCACCAGGAAATTTACCATTAGAGTAGCCAAATACAACCTGTTGGGAATGGAGCAGGAAAGTTTTAGGTGGACTGTTGCGCAGACATCTGGCAGAACAAGTGAGGTGTGTGTAACTGGAAGACTTCTGGGAGTGATGGGGACTGAGTTACAGAATCATGCATACATATTCTGCAGTGACCTTCTGTCAAGTTAGAATTTCCTTCTAGAAACAGCTTATGGTATAAATATCTGTATGGAAATGTTCGCGATGCATCAGAATGCAGACCAACTCCTGAGTGagtgaagaagggaagggagtgagtGGGCGGGGTGGGAGGGCTTCAGCTTTATCTAAGCATCTTTCTCTTAAAGACTGAGTAAATATATGAAGATACTGGCTAACTTTCAGTTGTGTTATATGGATATCATGTCttattttttgtacttttctgtatttttcaaaataagaatggAGGTAAAGGTGGGAACTCTGTACCTGTAGAATGTTATAGTCGATTAATTCCCAAGCAAATACCAAGCTTTTATAGAAGATATTTCTAAAACTTTAACAATGAGTGGATGGACTTGACACTCTATGTAAcaaaattatctattttattaaaatttaaaatgacagcatatttttaaatctttcaactTTATTTACTATGTCGAGTATGGTCTCATTACATTTCTAGTTTTGTAAGATTATTTGAGTGTAGGGACTTGAAAGAACTTTAGTGTATGGGCATCATTTTGACATACAATGTTTCATTTCCTGTCTTGACAGACACTTGTTTCTTTTCCCAAGAGGTGCTGGGTGAGTGGCTCAGACTTTTTGGGCCTTCTTGGACATTTTTACAATTCCATCTTTGTCATCACAATATAATTTGGTactgcatatatatttatggggTGGGTCCACACGCATTGCATTGGGGATGTGGATGTTTATGGGACTAAAAGTGCGCACCATCATGACCagggttttttattgttattgttttgcatGGTTTCAAGGAAATGGGGTTTAGGTCCTATGCTTGCGAGGCAAGGACCTTATTGACAGCTAGCTCCCAGCCTTGGGGCTCTTTTACGTTTTGTGcggtatgtgtggtatgtgtgtgggtggggaaTCTTGTAGAATTTGGTTCACTgcctccaccatgtggattccaggagCTTAAACTTGGGTCCTTAAATTTGATGGCAAGCCCCTTTATATGCTGACCTGTCTTGCAGTCTACCTCCCCATATATCAAATGTTAATATACATCTCCATATGTTAATCTcagaacttttaaaacatttattcatgTGGCTGCGTTactatgtatctttttttttactgtggtGGCATAACTGGTTCGTATGCCTAGATACATTTAGCAGATCCTTGTCCCTCCAAATATGATGTCTCTGGCCCCCTTTACTTGTCCTCCTTAGCTGTGTGATTCTGTTACATAGTCAGCCATGACCGTAATAATGCAGTGACCACATAACCAGGAGGTCGCTGAGTTCTTCCCCCCTGGAGTTTCCCTCTGCAGATGCTCAACCTCAGTGCACAGTAGAGTCACTGCTGGCCTTATCATTGTTCTCTGGCTTGTGATTCATTAGGTTTTGGATGGGTTCTGGCTATTTGCATTGCTAACAAGGTCCCAAGGGGTTATGAAGAGATACTTCAGAAACTACCAGTGTAaccatttctattttgtgtgtgtgtggggaggtaaAACTTTTCATATCTACTTCGTAGAGACCAAATTTTGGCTTGACATGactagagaaaagaaagctttgcAAAATCAAATGTTGCGTGTCCTAGGTCTGCGAGTATAGATGAGTGGCAGAATTTCTGACCAGCACACATGAGATCTTGGGGTGGATCTGACCGTatggccagaggacagcttgctgtTCGCCATGTGTGTCCCGGAAATCCATCAGACTTGGTGTCAGATGCCTTTACCTCCTGACTTCCTCACGCGTTCCATtcctaaataattttattagcaaAACTAAGAATCCAAAAGCAATCATTTCCCTGGTAAGAGCTTAGGGGTTCTGACACGAAGTCATGGTAAGAGTAGAGACGGAGAGGAAGCCCGGGGGAGCACAGTTAAGAGAAAGGTGGTCCACATTGCCATGTCGCCAGTAGCCAGCTTTCAGGTTCGCCCAGAGGAAGAAGCGGCTGTCTCCAATATCAGTGTGGTCAGGGCTTTGCAGTTTCCAGTGCTGGCTTAGAAACCAAGAGGACAAAATGTGTGATCGACCTGTGTAGATTAAGGTgagtgtgttcaagaccagcctggtctacctggaCTGTGA
The genomic region above belongs to Microtus ochrogaster isolate Prairie Vole_2 linkage group LG4, MicOch1.0, whole genome shotgun sequence and contains:
- the LOC101986202 gene encoding zinc finger protein OZF produces the protein MSHLSQQGILSGGSPFACKVCGKLFSHKSNLTEHEHFHNREKPFECNECGKAFSQKQYVIKHQNTHTGEKLFECNDCGKSFSQKENLLTHQKIHTGEKPFECKDCGKAFIQKSNLIRHQRTHTGEKPFICKECGKTFSGKSNLTEHEKIHIGEKPFKCNECGTAFGQKKYLIKHQNIHTGEKPYECNECGKAFSQRTSLIVHVRIHSGDKPYECNVCGKAFSQSSSLTVHVRSHTGEKPYGCNECGKAFSQFSTLALHLRIHTGKKPYQCSECGKAFSQKSHHIRHQKIHTH